One window of Strix aluco isolate bStrAlu1 chromosome 24, bStrAlu1.hap1, whole genome shotgun sequence genomic DNA carries:
- the LOC141934238 gene encoding uncharacterized protein LOC141934238 isoform X1 has product MCGPTARPWRWGRSRRRGHKGPSCARPRRRPPWAGLGRASRRASAGAALGAKGQEPSCAGAPRSCCAAGPAPRPSPRPPCSCREGAAAPGRRGGAVVGGHRRRRCPGEGPRRRGGQERARARLRSAPRRPRPAPARQGMMAPGLGPWLLALALAAGPAGVWAQLRLLEAGGGLRAPGDSVLLSCRGAGFDFGSYNIWWYRQRPGDRLEWLSFISSDSSLIQYGQSVEGRATVSRDNSRSESSLSLRALGPRDSARYFCAVRTGTGNPAEL; this is encoded by the exons ATGTGCGGGCCGACAGCCCGTCCCTGGCGCTGGGGCCGGAGCCGGCGCCGGGGCCACAAGGGTCCCAGCTGCGCCCGGCCGAGGCGCCGACCCCCTTGGGCAGGGCTCGGCAGGGCGAGCAGGCGGGCCAGCGCCGGAGCCGCGCTGGGAGCCAAGGGCCAGGAGCCTTCGTGTGCCGGGGCGCCGCGCTCCTGCTGtgccgccggccctgccccgcggccctccccgcgccccccctgctcctgccgcgaaggggccgcggccccggggcgccgGGGCGGGGCTGTTGTGGGCGGGCACAGGCGTCGGCGCTGCCCCGGCGAggggccgaggcggcggggcgggcaggagcgGGCCCGAGcgcggctccgctcggctcctcggcggccccggccggccccggcgcggcagGGCATGATGGCGCCCGGGCTGGGGCCGTGGCtcctggccttggccttggccgcGGGGCCGGCAG GGGTGTGGGCGCAGCTGAGGCTGCTGGAGGCCGGCGGAGGGCTGCGAGCGCCCGGGGACTCCGTGCTCCTCTCCTGCCGCGGGGCCGGCTTCGACTTCGGCAGTTACAACATTTGGTGGTACCGTCAGAGACCCGGTGACAGACTCGAGTGGCTGTCCTTCATCAGCTCTGATTCGTCTCTCATTCAGTACGGTCAGTCAGTAGAGGGTAGAGCGACAGTGTCCCGGGATAATTCCCGGTCCGAGTCGTCGCTGTCGCTGCGTGCCCTGGGCCCCCGGGACTCTGCCCGCTACTTCTGTGCCGTTCGCACGGGGACAGGAAATCCAGCGGAGCTTTAA
- the LOC141934236 gene encoding uncharacterized protein LOC141934236, with protein sequence MCGPTARPWRWGRSRRRGHKGPSCARPRRRPPWAGLGRASRRASAGAALGAKGQEPSCAGAPRSCCAAGPAPRPSPRPPCSCREGAAAPGRRGGAVVGGHRRRRCPGEGPRRRGGQERARARLRSAPRRPRPAPARQGMMAPGLGPWLLALALAAGPAGVWAQLRLLEAGGGLRAPGGSVLLSCRGAGFTIGSYSIRWYRQRPGDRLEWLSFISSDSSLIKYGALQGDEIQATRSAVWWRAGNSGSLRCTYSSKASYLYVAWYRQRAGGALQYLLQSKGRGGSYSHTAPFARQRFSCQADQSSGMLIITGLELGDSAVYYCALQGPQ encoded by the exons ATGTGCGGGCCGACAGCCCGTCCCTGGCGCTGGGGCCGGAGCCGGCGCCGGGGCCACAAGGGTCCCAGCTGCGCCCGGCCGAGGCGCCGACCCCCTTGGGCAGGGCTCGGCAGGGCGAGCAGGCGGGCCAGCGCCGGAGCCGCGCTGGGAGCCAAGGGCCAGGAGCCTTCGTGTGCCGGGGCGCCGCGCTCCTGCTGtgccgccggccctgccccgcggccctccccgcgccccccctgctcctgccgcgaaggggccgcggccccggggcgccgGGGCGGGGCTGTTGTGGGCGGGCACAGGCGTCGGCGCTGCCCCGGCGAggggccgaggcggcggggcgggcaggagcgGGCCCGAGcgcggctccgctcggctcctcggcggccccggccggccccggcgcggcagGGCATGATGGCGCCCGGGCTGGGGCCGTGGCtcctggccttggccttggccgcGGGGCCGGCAG GGGTGTGGGCGCAGCTGAGGCTGCTGGAGGCCGGCGGAGGGCTGCGAGCGCCCGGGGGCTCCGTGCTCCTCTCCTGCCGCGGGGCCGGCTTCACCATCGGGAGTTACAGCATTCGGTGGTACCGTCAGAGACCCGGTGACAGACTCGAGTGGCTGTCCTTCATCAGCTCTGATTCGTCTCTCATTAAGTACG GTGCACTTCAGGGTGATGAGATCCAAGCGACGAGGTCTGCAGTGTGGTGGCGAGCAGGGAATAGTGGGAGCTTACGATGCACTTACAGCTCCAAGGCCTCCTATCTCTACGTGGCCTGGTATCGGCAGCGTGCCGGTGGAGCCCTGCAGTACTTGCTGCAGAGCAAGGGCCGGGGAGGCTCCTACAGCCACACAGCCCCTTTTGCCCGCCAGAGATTTTCCTGCCAGGCTGACCAGAGCTCCGGGATGCTGATCATCacggggctggagctgggggacaGTGCGGTCTATTACTGCGCCCTGCAGGGACCACAGTGA
- the LOC141934238 gene encoding uncharacterized protein LOC141934238 isoform X2, with the protein MCGPTARPWRWGRSRRRGHKGPSCARPRRRPPWAGLGRASRRASAGAALGAKGQEPSCAGAPRSCCAAGPAPRPSPRPPCSCREGAAAPGRRGGAVVGGHRRRRCPGEGPRRRGGQERARARLRSAPRRPRPAPARQGMMAPGLGPWLLALALAAGPAGALPPAPGCGQQLASLSPGSSQSPGPMGLHVLAHPSKARLWVWLRGCTTLSHVQGPGSALIGAI; encoded by the exons ATGTGCGGGCCGACAGCCCGTCCCTGGCGCTGGGGCCGGAGCCGGCGCCGGGGCCACAAGGGTCCCAGCTGCGCCCGGCCGAGGCGCCGACCCCCTTGGGCAGGGCTCGGCAGGGCGAGCAGGCGGGCCAGCGCCGGAGCCGCGCTGGGAGCCAAGGGCCAGGAGCCTTCGTGTGCCGGGGCGCCGCGCTCCTGCTGtgccgccggccctgccccgcggccctccccgcgccccccctgctcctgccgcgaaggggccgcggccccggggcgccgGGGCGGGGCTGTTGTGGGCGGGCACAGGCGTCGGCGCTGCCCCGGCGAggggccgaggcggcggggcgggcaggagcgGGCCCGAGcgcggctccgctcggctcctcggcggccccggccggccccggcgcggcagGGCATGATGGCGCCCGGGCTGGGGCCGTGGCtcctggccttggccttggccgcGGGGCCGGCAG GAgccctgcccccagcaccaggcTGTGGCCAGCAGTTGGCCTCTCTGTCTCCAGGAAGCAGCCAGTCACCTGGGCCAATGGGGCTGCATGTTCTTGCTCATCCTTCCAAAGCCAGGCTCTGGGTTTGGCTACGGGGTTGTACAACCC